In Luteitalea sp. TBR-22, one genomic interval encodes:
- the acs gene encoding acetate--CoA ligase produces the protein MAESSSNDIQALLDEQRTFPPSEAFTRTANLSDPGVYAKAAADPEAFWAEQARQLEWMTPFSTVLEWNAPHAKWFVGGKLNASVNCADRHVRGGKRNKAAIIWEGEPGDRRTLTYYDLQREVNLAANVLKSLGVKRGDRVAMYMPLIPELAIAMLACARIGAIHTVVFGGFSAEALADRINDCQCSLLITADGGYRRGSLLPLKQIADEALKHTPSIRNVLIVKRDSSDRFPVHVTEGRDHWYHRIVQDVEKWCEPEAMDSEDMLYILYTSGTTGKPKGIVHTTGGYLTGTMATARAVFDLKDDDVYWCTADIGWVTGHSYVVYGPLAAGATVFMYEGAPDWPERDRFWSIIERHGVTIFYTAPTAIRAFMRWGEDLPARHDLSSIRLLGSVGEPINPEAWMWYHEHIGGQRCPIVDTWWQTETGQIMITPLPGLTTTKPGSATHPFPGISIEVRNEKGEPIKQGGGLLTISKPWPAMLRGIYGNEARYVSAYWKKWPDGAYFAGDGARVDADGCIWLLGRVDDVLNVSGHRIGTMEVESALVDHPAVAEAAVVGRTHDIKGQSITAFVTLKDGQHSSFTLVEALREHVVKKIGALARPEEIHFAADLPKTRSGKIMRRLLRDIAEGKAIGDTTTLADPNVVAKLKAQYETHED, from the coding sequence ATGGCGGAGTCTTCTTCCAACGACATCCAGGCGCTGCTCGACGAGCAACGCACCTTCCCCCCCTCCGAAGCGTTCACCCGGACCGCGAACCTGTCCGACCCCGGCGTCTACGCGAAGGCGGCGGCCGACCCCGAGGCCTTCTGGGCCGAGCAGGCCAGGCAGCTCGAGTGGATGACGCCGTTCTCGACGGTGCTCGAGTGGAATGCGCCGCACGCCAAGTGGTTCGTCGGCGGCAAGCTCAACGCGTCGGTCAACTGCGCCGACCGCCACGTCCGCGGCGGGAAGCGGAACAAGGCCGCCATCATCTGGGAGGGCGAGCCCGGCGACCGCCGCACGCTCACCTACTACGACCTGCAGCGCGAGGTGAACCTCGCCGCCAACGTCCTCAAGTCGCTCGGCGTCAAGCGCGGCGACCGCGTGGCGATGTACATGCCGCTCATCCCCGAGCTGGCCATCGCCATGCTGGCCTGCGCTCGCATCGGCGCGATTCACACGGTGGTGTTCGGCGGCTTCAGCGCCGAGGCGCTCGCCGACCGCATCAACGACTGCCAGTGCTCGCTGCTCATCACGGCCGATGGCGGGTATCGCCGCGGCTCGCTGCTGCCGCTCAAGCAGATCGCCGACGAGGCGCTCAAGCACACCCCGTCGATCCGCAACGTCCTCATCGTCAAGCGTGATTCGTCGGATCGCTTCCCGGTGCACGTCACCGAGGGCCGCGACCACTGGTATCACCGCATCGTGCAGGACGTCGAGAAGTGGTGCGAGCCCGAGGCGATGGACAGCGAGGACATGCTGTACATCCTCTACACCTCCGGCACCACCGGGAAGCCGAAGGGCATCGTCCACACGACGGGCGGCTACCTGACGGGCACGATGGCAACCGCCAGGGCGGTCTTCGACCTCAAGGACGACGACGTCTACTGGTGCACGGCCGACATCGGCTGGGTGACCGGCCACAGCTACGTGGTGTACGGGCCGCTCGCGGCGGGCGCCACGGTGTTCATGTACGAAGGCGCGCCGGACTGGCCCGAGCGCGATCGCTTCTGGAGCATCATCGAGCGCCACGGCGTCACCATCTTCTACACGGCGCCGACCGCAATCCGCGCCTTCATGCGCTGGGGCGAGGACCTGCCCGCCCGGCACGACCTGAGCAGCATCCGCCTGCTCGGGTCGGTGGGCGAGCCGATCAACCCCGAGGCGTGGATGTGGTACCACGAGCACATCGGCGGCCAGCGCTGCCCGATCGTCGACACGTGGTGGCAGACCGAGACGGGGCAGATCATGATCACGCCGTTGCCCGGCCTCACCACGACCAAGCCCGGCTCGGCGACCCACCCGTTCCCGGGGATCAGCATCGAGGTCCGCAACGAGAAGGGCGAGCCGATCAAGCAGGGCGGCGGCCTCCTCACCATCAGCAAGCCGTGGCCGGCGATGCTGCGCGGCATCTACGGCAACGAGGCGCGCTACGTCTCGGCCTACTGGAAGAAGTGGCCCGATGGCGCCTACTTCGCCGGCGATGGCGCCCGCGTCGACGCCGACGGCTGCATCTGGCTGCTCGGCCGCGTCGACGACGTGCTGAACGTCAGCGGCCACCGGATCGGCACGATGGAGGTCGAGAGCGCGCTGGTCGACCACCCGGCCGTCGCGGAAGCGGCAGTCGTGGGCCGGACCCACGACATCAAGGGCCAGTCGATCACGGCCTTCGTCACGCTCAAGGACGGCCAGCACAGCTCGTTCACGCTGGTCGAGGCGCTGCGTGAGCACGTGGTCAAGAAGATCGGCGCGCTTGCCCGGCCCGAGGAGATCCACTTCGCGGCCGACCTGCCCAAGACGCGGTCGGGCAAGATCATGCGTCGCCTGCTGCGCGACATCGCCGAGGGCAAGGCCATCGGCGACACCACGACGCTGGCCGACCCGAACGTGGTCGCCAAGCTGAAGGCTCAGTACGAGACGCACGAAGACTAG
- a CDS encoding SRPBCC family protein: MPDDALLPFIDAYSVDIEAPARDVWDAVLALSPGAHPSIALRAFAWAWAADPAASNGLGSHVLGAERPGFAVCEVVPPATYALAGRHRFARYQLVFRIEQRGPGRSRLIAETFAVFPGWKGRLYRAALLDARLHAMVMWIMVRLVRRRAEALACKRDKIDA, from the coding sequence GTGCCCGACGACGCGCTCCTGCCCTTTATCGACGCCTACAGCGTCGACATCGAGGCCCCGGCCCGCGACGTGTGGGACGCGGTGCTCGCGCTCTCGCCGGGCGCCCACCCCTCGATCGCGTTGCGTGCGTTCGCGTGGGCCTGGGCGGCCGATCCGGCTGCCAGCAACGGCCTGGGGTCTCATGTCCTGGGTGCCGAGCGGCCCGGCTTCGCGGTCTGCGAGGTCGTGCCGCCGGCCACGTACGCCCTGGCCGGGCGGCACCGGTTCGCCCGCTACCAGCTGGTGTTCCGCATCGAGCAACGCGGGCCCGGCCGCTCTCGTCTCATCGCCGAGACCTTCGCCGTCTTCCCCGGGTGGAAGGGGCGCCTGTACCGGGCCGCTCTGCTGGATGCCAGGCTGCATGCCATGGTGATGTGGATCATGGTGCGCCTGGTCCGGAGGCGCGCCGAAGCGCTTGCCTGCAAGCGAGACAAGATCGACGCGTGA
- a CDS encoding ABC transporter ATP-binding protein, protein MALIETRDLWKTYVMGSEEIHALRGVNIEIQRGEYVAIMGPSGSGKSTLMNLIGCLDTPSKGTYLLNDKEVSRMDDDELARIRNEEIGFVFQTFNLLPRASALHNVELPLVYAGVGANERSERAKAALAKVELEQRMNHKPNELSGGQRQRVAIARALVNNPSILLADEPTGNLDSKTGVEIMALFERLHQGGNTIVLVTHEPDIAAHAHRIISIRDGQVEKDIPRHAFAATH, encoded by the coding sequence ATGGCCCTCATCGAGACGCGCGACCTCTGGAAGACCTACGTCATGGGTTCCGAGGAGATCCACGCCCTGCGCGGCGTGAACATCGAGATCCAGCGAGGGGAGTACGTCGCGATCATGGGGCCGTCGGGGTCGGGCAAGTCGACGCTGATGAACCTGATCGGCTGCCTCGACACCCCGAGCAAGGGCACCTACCTCCTGAACGACAAGGAGGTCAGCCGGATGGACGACGACGAGCTGGCGCGCATCAGGAACGAGGAGATCGGCTTCGTCTTCCAGACGTTCAACCTGCTGCCGCGCGCCTCGGCGCTCCACAACGTCGAGTTGCCGCTCGTCTACGCCGGCGTCGGCGCCAACGAGCGCTCCGAGCGCGCCAAGGCGGCCCTGGCGAAGGTCGAGCTCGAGCAGCGCATGAACCACAAGCCGAACGAGCTCTCGGGCGGCCAGCGCCAGCGCGTGGCCATCGCGCGCGCGCTCGTGAACAACCCGTCGATCCTGCTGGCCGACGAGCCGACGGGCAATCTCGACTCGAAGACCGGCGTCGAGATCATGGCGCTGTTCGAGCGCCTCCACCAGGGCGGCAACACCATCGTCCTGGTGACCCACGAGCCCGACATCGCCGCGCACGCGCACCGCATCATCTCGATCCGCGACGGCCAGGTGGAGAAGGACATCCCGCGTCACGCGTTCGCCGCCACCCACTGA